In one Corallococcus sp. EGB genomic region, the following are encoded:
- a CDS encoding efflux RND transporter periplasmic adaptor subunit, which yields MNQRILAAVVAVAVSTAGCSKAGAEKAQLPAQAEGSNALGVKAITPATELEQDVTRVTGQVRSKQEAVLGPQATGTLAKVNVRVGDKVKKGDVLAQLDTSNVAIAVDQAKAAKDMADAALQLATSTLERTRKVAESGGVAANALEQAEIGQKQAAAQAAQAGAAYRMALENLRDHNIVAPFNGIITARNKNVGDSVAMTPSTPVFSIVDTDGLEVRMMVPESVIDNVTPGYVTPGTVNPSGMRFEAKVANVGAVIDGQSRTVEVLADVVGQTEHPLRPGALVEMDFSKAAANAGNGLFLPAQAVSAKGQTGFVWVVQDGTVRKRDVRVQRVLPGYVKVLQGLTAEERVLADASLDVKEGTAVRVAQ from the coding sequence GTGAATCAGCGAATCTTGGCTGCCGTGGTGGCCGTGGCGGTGTCGACGGCGGGGTGCTCGAAGGCGGGCGCGGAGAAGGCGCAGCTTCCGGCGCAGGCGGAGGGTTCCAACGCGCTGGGCGTCAAGGCCATCACCCCGGCCACGGAGCTGGAGCAGGACGTGACGCGGGTGACCGGACAGGTCCGGTCCAAGCAGGAGGCCGTGCTGGGTCCCCAGGCGACCGGCACCCTGGCGAAGGTGAACGTCCGGGTGGGTGACAAGGTGAAGAAGGGCGACGTGCTGGCGCAGCTGGACACGTCCAACGTGGCCATCGCGGTGGACCAGGCGAAGGCGGCCAAGGACATGGCGGACGCCGCGCTGCAGCTGGCCACCAGCACCCTGGAGCGCACCCGCAAGGTGGCCGAGTCCGGCGGCGTGGCGGCCAACGCGCTGGAGCAGGCGGAGATCGGCCAGAAGCAGGCGGCGGCCCAGGCGGCGCAGGCCGGCGCGGCCTACCGGATGGCGCTGGAGAACCTGCGGGACCACAACATCGTGGCGCCCTTCAACGGCATCATCACCGCGCGCAACAAGAACGTGGGTGACTCGGTGGCGATGACGCCCTCCACCCCGGTGTTCAGCATCGTGGACACGGACGGGCTGGAGGTCCGGATGATGGTGCCGGAGTCCGTCATCGACAACGTGACGCCGGGCTACGTGACGCCGGGCACCGTGAACCCCAGCGGCATGCGCTTCGAGGCGAAGGTGGCCAACGTGGGCGCCGTCATCGACGGGCAGAGCCGCACCGTGGAGGTGCTGGCGGACGTGGTGGGCCAGACGGAGCACCCGCTGCGCCCCGGCGCGCTGGTGGAGATGGACTTCTCCAAGGCCGCGGCCAACGCGGGCAACGGGCTGTTCCTGCCGGCGCAGGCGGTCAGCGCCAAGGGCCAGACGGGCTTCGTGTGGGTGGTGCAGGACGGCACCGTGCGCAAGCGCGACGTGCGCGTGCAGCGTGTGCTGCCGGGCTACGTGAAGGTGCTGCAGGGCCTGACGGCGGAGGAGCGCGTGCTCGCCGACGCCTCGCTGGACGTCAAGGAGGGGACCGCCGTGCGCGTGGCGCAGTAG